DNA sequence from the Acidobacteriota bacterium genome:
ATGCGGTGCACGAGGGCGAGCGGGTTCTGATCATCGACGACCTCCTGGCCACCGGCGGAACGGCGGCGGCGACGGTGCGGCTGATCGAGTCCCAGGGCGCCGAAGTCGCCGGCTTGGGATTCATCGTCGAACTCGAGTTCCTGGCCGGGCGAGGGAAACTCGACGGCTTCCAGGTCGAGTCTCTGATCACCTATTCCGAGTAGCGCGGCACCTCACCGCCGCCGGACCATTCCTTTGGCCCGGCGTAGGCTGGTGAGGGCCGTTTCCCACCACCAGCCGAAGCTCACGGCGAGCCACAGGCCGACGGCGTCCGCCGGATCGCGCCGGCGCCGGGCGCGGTCGAGCCAGGATCGGTCCAGCCAGGGTTCCGAGGCATCCCCGAAGCGTTCGAGCAGTCGGTCGAGACGGTCGCCTTCCAAGGACCGCCAGAACAGCGGTGCGAAGCTGGTCTTGCCCGGCCGCTCGAGGATCGCGGCCGGCAGATGGTGGCGGAGTGCCCGGCGGTGCAGGGGGCGAGAGAGCTCGCCACCCCGCAGGTCTTCCACCGGCAGACGGAGCACCAGCTCGATCAGCCGCCGATCGCGATACGGGTAGCGGACTTCCAGGCCGTGTCGCGCCGCGAACCAACGCTCCACCCCGAAGCCGTGGCCCGGCCCGGCGCCGAGGAGGGCGGCGAACTGCGTCGGCCGGCGAGCGCGTCGGCCGCTTGGGGGCCAGGGCGTGGTGGCGCGATAGAGCGCCCAGGGCGGCGGCGACGGGGGTCGCCAGCGAGCCGCCCAGCGGGGCGGCAGCAGCGCCCGGGCGAGTGGGCGGGCGGAATTCGACAGATGAGTTCCGAGGGAGAGGCCCGGGGCCGGTTGCAGGTGCGCCGCGAGACTCGCGCCGGCGGTTCGCAGGCGGCCTTCCCGCAACTGTTCCCACAGCCACCGCTCGCCACCGCTCCACAACTGATCCCCGAGCATGCCGGAGAGCAGCACTCGGGCGCCCTTGTCGGCGACGGCGCGGTAGGTCCGCTGGTGGAACCGGCGGTAGGGGTTCTGTTCCGGCGTGGCCGGATGGAGAGGCCAGGAACCCAGGTCGAGGGGACCCTTCGGCGGCCCGGCCCGGTCACAGGACACCGGCAGCAGTTCGATCCTCGGGTCGGCAACGAGTGCCGGCAGATACTGGCGTTCATCACAGCCCGGGTACTGGTCGAAGGCCCAGGTGGCGGCGAGGAGCGATCGCCGCGAGGCCTCTGCGGCGAGGGCGGCGATGGCCGTCGAGTCCAGTCCACCGCGGAGGGAGATGGCGGTGCGGGAGTTCGCCGCCAGGCGGCAGCGCACGGCTTCGGCAAGGACCTCCCGGTAGCGCTCCGCGCGCTCGTCGGCGCTGCCCCGGAGGAGGCGCGGCCTCGCCTCGAAAGGCCAGAATCGATGGATCCGTCGACCTGCCGCTGGACCGTGGGCGGTGAAGGCGCGGACCTCGCCCGCTGCTACCTGCTCGATGCCGCGGAAGAAGGTGCGCCGGCCGTCCGGTTCGGCGAGGGCGAAGAGCTGGGCCAGGCGGTCCGGATCCGGATTGGCCGCGACGTGCGGATGGAGGAGAAGGGCGATTTCCTCCGACGCCACCAGAGTGCGCTCGTCGGTCGGGTGGAAGAACAGATTACGCCCGCCGAGAGGATCCCGCGCCAGCAGCAGCCGGTGGCGGCGGCGATCCCACAGAACTACCGCCAGCGGTCCGAGGAGGTGGTCGAGGAACGTCTCCTGCCACCGATGGTAGGCGGCGAGCAGCAGGTCGCCGATGGCCGCGTCGTTTTGCAGATCCAAGGCCGCGGCCAGTTCCCTTCGGTTGTCGACCCGCCCTTGCCAAAGGACGATCGCCGCGCGGTCTTCGGCCGGATGAGGGTGGCCCTCGGCGGTTCCGCGGGGGAAAACCTGGCCGGCGGCGAGCCGGCCGTCGCGCCAGATCGCCTGCTTCCGGTGGCGGCGCTGGAACGACCGATGACCGCCGCCAAGGGCATGAAGCATCGCGGCCAGCTCGTCGGTGACCGCTCGCGGACCGGAGGCGAGGGCGTTGGCGCGGTGCAGCACCAGGGCGAGCGCCCGGCGACGGATGGACGGGGCCTGGGCGAACGGATCCGAAGCGTGCCGAAGGACCTCCTGCGGCGCCGCCGCGGAACGGACTTCAGGAGGCGCCGAAGGAGAGTCGCCCGCGGCATCCGTGGGCGAGGGAATGGCGATGCCGTGCCGCTGCGCAAGGGAAGTGGGCGCCGGCTTGCTCAACGATCGCCGACGGAGAGGGCCGGATCCCCCAGCAGCGTCCAGCCGAGGAGGATGTCCGCCTGTCCCGGCCGCCTCGCCGCCAGCTCTCGCTTCGCCAGGATCAACGCTTCGCCCACCGTTCGGCCGGGCTTCTGGAAGAGTTGCTCGACCAGGAAGGGGGCCAGGTCCCGTTCGACCCCGCTCTCGGTGAGAGTGGCGGCGCCGAGCACCGCGGCGGCCCCCTGACCGCCGGCGAGCAGGAAACGGTGGCCGAGGGTGTCGAAGCGGGGCGCGACATGGTAGGTGTTCCAGCAACCCCATTGAGCCACCACCATCGGCCATTGATTTTCCAGATGGTCCAGATCGGCGGCCCGGAAGAGGCCGTCGAAGGTCCAGGCGGTGGGTCCCGAGTGACCGATATAGGTCACTAGCGCCGGGCCGGCGTCGAGGCCGTCGAGCAGGCGGGTGCGGGCCTCGCCGACGGCTTGGTCATCGAGCAGGACCCTCTCCGTCGGCCAGTCGGTGGGCAGCCGTCCGGCCGTCCGGTCGGTGGCGTCGGCGAACGCGCCGGAAGGCTCGGAGTCGGCCGCCAGCAGGGCGCCGGCGGGGGTCTGGGGATAGGCCAGGGTCTTGGCGAGGACCGTCGCCAGCTCCTCCTCGGAGCGCACCGGCAAGCGGCCGACGGGAATCTCCGGAACACCGTCGCCGTCGAGATCGCCGTACACCGAGTCCACCGGAGCGAAGGTCACCAGCGCGTCCGTTCGCCGGTAGGGCGTGGGAATGAAACTGAGGCTGCCGAGGCCCAGGTGGTCCAGGTAGTCGTAGGTGTCGCCACCGATCAGCAACACGTAGCGCACTCCGAGGGCCGGAACCGCCTCGGTCAGGTACCGCTCGATCGCCGCCGGATCCACCACGCCGCCGGTGTACTCCTGGTAGAGGTCGAAGACATCGACCACCTTGGTGTCGAGTCCCTCCCCCTGGCGCGCGGCGAGTAGATCGTTCAGGCCGGTTCCGGCGGGGTCGGCTAGGAACGCCGGGTGGGCGATGGCGATCCAATCGGCTCGACCGGTCAACAGGTCGTCCACCGCCGAGCGGGCGGCGGTGACGGCGGGGGTCTTGAAGGTTCGCGGGCTGATGGCGAGGAATTCCTGCCGGCTCCCGCGGGAGTTGCCGAACACCACCCGGTGGCCGTCGAGGGCCGCTTCGATGCGCACGCCGACGAGCTGCGCCAACTCCCCGTCCTGCCAAGTGAAGACCTCGATGTCCGGCGAGGAGAAGCCGCTGACGGCGAGCGCTTCCCCGGCACTGTCGGGGGCGCTTTCGAGGCGAAGGAGATCTTGCCGCGCCCGCAGATTGCGGCGGTAGCGGAGGGCGTAGCCGTCGATGTGGATCAGATCGAAGTCGAATCCGGTGTCGCCCGGCAGCGCCACGGTCAGCAAGTTGGCGCCTTCACGGACGCTACCTGGGGACAGTGGAATCTCGTAGCGGCGTGCTCTGAGGCCGTCGAAGCGGTCCTCGGCCACCACCTCACCGTTGAAGGAGAGCACGAGATGGTGATCGAGGGCATCCCCCGGCCAGTCGGTGACGCCCCACAGATCGACCTCCAGGGTCGCTCGCCGGTTGGGGACGAGGGAATCCACCGGCAACTCGAAGGTCGCCTCCGCCGGCGCCCGGCGGGCGAGGAGAGCGGTTTCGAACCACGGATCGCCGTTGGGCGAAGCGAAGCTGTACTGGCGCTGCCGCTCGATGGCGACTCGCTCGCTGGCCTCCTCCGTTGGCCGGCGTGGGTGGGGAACTCCCCGCAGGCGCGGCAGCACACGCGCCCGGCGTGGCTCCTGGCCGACGAAATAGACGTTGGTGTCGGTGTAGAGGCTGTCGTCGATCGCTTCCCCCCAGAAGACAATGGACGAGCCCGGGCCGAACGAGGAACCGCCGTCCACCCGGCGCGGCACGGCGCCGTCTCGGGCGCTCCACACGGCGAGATCTGAGGCCGGTACGCCGGACAGGTCGACCCCAGCGCGATGCAGATCCTCGAAGGTTACCCGGTAGATTCCGGTCTCGGAAAGACGCAGTTCGGCGCGCTTCTCGCTGGCCTTCCGGGAGCCGGCCCGGACCGCGTTCTCTGCACCGCTGCGTACGGCGGCCCAGTCGATCGGCCGGGGGTGGACCTTCTCGCCGTAGCTTTGGCCGATCTCGAAGGGACCGAACCAGGACTCCTTGCCGGTATGACCGACCTCCGCCAGGAAGACCCAGTCGCTCACCGGTGCCGAGGTTTCGAAGCGGTAGAGGGTCGGTTCCAGGCGGTCGAGGCCGGCCGCCGGGATGAGGGCCGGATCGAGACGGTTGCCGTTCTCGTCATAGAGATGAAATCCGACGTTGCCGGTTTCCGTTTCGGTCTGCCATTCGAAGGTGGTGAGGGTACCGCCGCGATCGCTGGCGAAGGCCGCCAGGGTCACCGGTAGGGAAGAGATGGTGACGCGATAGTCCTCCACCTCCCCATCGTCCTTGCGACCGGTCGGCTCACCGGTGCCGAGGCTGTCGGTGGTGACGCGGAAGCGGAAGTAGAAGTCGCCGCTGTTCGCGCGGTCCGCCACCGGCACCGTGAAGGTGAGGAGGCAGTTGAAGACGCCGCCGCCGGTGTCCGTGCAGGCCGCGTTGCTGCCCGCCGCGGGGACCGTCACGCAAACCGCCTCGTCGGAATCGAAGGCGCCGTCTTGGCCGGAATCGAACCAGCCGCACAGGTTGGCCGCCGCGCCGCTGTTGTTGGTCGCTGTCACCGGTACGATGTAGACACCGTCCGCAGTGGAAGCCGGTGGGAAGGCCGCTACGCCGTCCTCGTCGAGGCCGTCGCCGTTGGCGCCGTTGTTGTCCGTGCCGGCGGCCACCGGCTGGCCGTCGCCTTCGCCGTCCGGTGGCGTGGCGCCGAGGTAGAGTTCCCGATCGCCCAAAACATGCCGTGCCCCGCCGGCCAGAGCCGTCGTGTAGCTGGCCGGAGCGTCGCCGAAGTCGTAGGCACAGAGCACGAAGTCGGCGATGCCGATGAACTGGTCGGCGGCGAAGTTGGGGAAGTCGCCGGAGAAGTACTCGAGGGTGAGCTCGCTCAGCGGCCCGGCGATAAAGAAGCGCGGGTTGTTGGTGGTCGCCGTCGGGGCGGCGGTGACGTCGCCCTCCCAGATCTCGCCCACCAGGTCCGGGTCGGTACCGGCGTCGGCGTCCTGGGTCTGGTAGGGGATGAGGTCGCCGTTGGCGTCCCTTGGCCGGATGCGGACCAGGTCTTCGAAGCCGCCGTCTCCGTCGTTGGCGCCGGTCAGGAAGTCGACGTCGAGCAGGTCGAAGGTCAGGTCGCGGATCGGGGGATCAAATGTGAACACCGCCACCTGGCCGCCGCTCTCGTCGCCGTTGGTGTCCGGCGCCACCGCCGCTCCGACATCGAAGCCAAACCCGTAGTAGCCGGCATGGCCGCCCTGGGAGGATGTCCGGGTGACGAAGGCCCGATCGGCGATGGCGTAACCGAAGTAGTCGGTTGCTGAGGTTTCGGTCAGGGTGATGTCCGAGAAGGTCGCCGAGGTGAAGGCCGCGATGTCGCCGTTGGTTCCCCAGTCGTAGGTGGTGGTGGTACTGCACGCCGTCGGTTGGGTGGTGCTCTCCTGGAGAACCAGGCGGGACGACAGGAAAGTGCCGTCGTCGGCGGCGAAGTCGTCACATAAGTACAGCGTCCAGGTGCCGTTCGAGGATTCACCGGCGAAGGCGGCCAAGCCGTTGGCGTCCACCTCTCGGTGGTAGAAGGGCGCCCCGGTGTTGTCGCCATCGCCATCGTCGACGGCGGTGACCTCGGCGTTCGGCGCGAACAGTACGTCGAGGTTGTCGTCGGGGTCGGCGGCGGTGTTGTTGAGGACCGTCGCGCGAGTGCCGGCCGGCGATTCGAGAACCGCCACCACATCTTCCCGAAAGGTGTGCGTATAGCGCAGGCCGAGGGCGACCCCGGCGAGGGTGAAGGTGTCCGCTACCGTGAAGGTGCGGGTGAGCGCCGGACCCGGTGGACAGTTGACCGTTGGATTGTCGTCCACGGTGGCGCTGGTGAAGGGAATCGTGCCGGTGGTGGTGTTGTCATAGGTCCGGATGACGGTCTGCCCTTGCACCGAGCTGGCGAGGAAAGCGAAGGCGAGCAACGCGATGGTGCAGATGAACCTTCGAGGAACCGCAAGCAAAGTCCACATGAGAATCCCTCCTAGGATCGAAACACCAAGGGATTTCCGCTCTCGCCGACGCCGGCCGACGGTCCGAGAGTGAGGGAACGGATGTCGCCGTGGCGCAGCAGACAGGCCTCTCGCTGACTTCGTCCCGAGGCCATGAAGCGCGTCACCTCGTCTCCTTCGAGCCAGGGCCTTGCCGGCGAATCCTCGGGCGGGTAGGCGGACGGCGGCAAGGCACCGGAAAGGAGGCCCGCTCGCTCGAGACACTGGAGGAATTTCTCCACCTCGGCGCGGTCGACCGTGCCCTCTAGGGCCGCTTCGGCGACGCCGGCTTCGCCCGTCCACAGGCCATCCCACAGGCGAGCCGCCAGGCCGACAAAACCGAAAAAGGAGCCCGATTCGAGATCCAGAACCACCCGTTCGTCCACCCCAAGCTGCTGCACCAAGAGATCCGCTCGAGGCCGAGGAGCTGAAGCCGGTATTTTCATGAAGCCTCCAAGTAAGCCTGATCGAGACAGTCCGGGCGATGGGGATAGATCCACCGCGACACCAGGACTTCCGGTTGTTGGACCACCTCGCACAGCGTTGAGAACCAAACCCGGCTCAATTCGAAGCTGAGCAACGACCACGGCACCGTAGCTAGCAAGAGGGCCGAAAGGGCGGCGGCGGGCGGGAGTTGCATGGTGCGGAGGTCTCCTCCTGCTCGACCCTCCGGTTTGAGGACGTAGGCTCGCCGCAGGGCGAATGGCCGTTCCCCGGCAGCAACTCCGGCGGGCCGCGGCGGAGTTGCCGAGACCTTGAGCTGTGGAAAATCAACTAGCGCCTCGAGGTCGCCGTGGGGAGTTTGCCGGAAGGGCAGCAGGTCGTCCGCCAGGCGGCGCCAACCGCGGCGGGCGAAGCTCGCCGCAAGGGTCGACTTGCCCGCCCCGCTCTCGCCGAGAAACAGGACCATCTCGTCATTGCGGAAGACCGCGCTCGTGTGCAGGCAGAAGACCCCGTGAAGGGCCAAGGTCAAGAGCAAGGGAGGTCCCAGGAAAGCGGCTTCGAGGCTGCGCTCTTGGGCTCCGGGTTCGGGACCCAGCAGGGAGGTTTCGGCGGCGCCCCTTCGGCCGGTGAAGGAACCGACCCCTTCGATCCACAACTCGAAGGACCGGCGGGATGTCCAGCGAGCCCGGCAGTGGCGAAGGCGTCCGTCGACCAGACCCATACACGCTCGCTCCTCGGGGCTCGGCGAGATGTCACCTCGACCTAGAGGCGCCGTTTCCCTGGTGGCTGGCCGCGCTTCATCTCCCCTGGCAAGGGACGGCAGTTCCAGGTTGCTTCGAAAAGCGACTCCCGCAACTTCGTATCTCAAGTGAGGAGATCCCCATGGGATAGACTTCATGTTAGCAATCATAGCGTAAGGCATTAAAAATAGAACTACTAGAGAAAGCTTACATACTCACCTCCATCGTTCGGCTATACTACCGCGGGCCGTTAGCTCAGCCAGGTAGAGCACCGGACTTTTAATCCGATGGTCGTGGGTTCGATTCCCTCACGGCCCACCATCGCCGGATCGTCGCATCGAGTTCTCAAAACCACCGCCGGGCAGGCGCTGGACTGCTTCGTGTTACAATTAAGAAGTCCATTTTCCGCCCCAGGGAGGCAATTCTCTTGGGCATTCTGCGGGTATTTATGGGTAGGAGAGAGGCTATGGAATCCCACGTTGACCGACTCGAAGCGGCGGGTGTGATGAACGCACAGGTTCTCACCGACAAGGAGAAATCGCTGATCAACGACCTGTCCGATCAGGAGGTGGAGACCCTCATCAACATTCATCGCAAGCTCGGCCCTCTGGTCAAGGGGCGAGATGACGCCCAGCCAGCGATTCCGATCTAGCGAACTCGGAACTCCGTTTTCACCGCTGCAGCTCTCGCCGGCGCTCAGCCCGGAGAGGATGCTCTCGGTAGTCGTCGCCCTGTCGTCGTTTGTTTAGGTTCGCGTCGAGTGGACGTATTGTCTCTTGGGGAGATCGACTTGAATCAGGAGGAAGCATCCATCGACCGAAGTGCGGCGCATGGAGCGGTGCTGCGGCAAAAGATCCGCCTCGCCGAACCTTGGCTGGCGGCGGTGACCGAGGAATTCTGGAACCACCCGGACCTCAAGCAGATGCTGCCGGAGTTCTTCGCGCGGGTTTACGCCTCTTCGACGTCGAGCATCGAAGCGATGCGCGTCGCTCTCGAGCGGAGCGAGGTTCTGGCGGCGCGCGGCGATTCCATCGCCGCAGTGCTCGCGACCTACCTGGAAAAGCACATCGAGGAAGAGGTAGAGCATCCGGAGTGGTTGCTGGCGGATCTGGCGGTGCTGGGCTACGATGAGCCGGCCGTTCGGGAGCGTTTTCGCTCTGCCGCCATCGCCTCCCTCATCGGCCCTCAGCTCTACTGGATTCGGCACGTCCATCCGCTGGCCCTGCTCGGCTTTTTCGCCGTGCTGGAGGGCCTCCCACCCACCCTGGAGCACATGGACGAGGTCGAGGAACGGACCGGTTATCCGCGCTCCGCCTTTCGCATGATGCGGTCCCACGCCACCCTCGACCTCGAGCATGCAGATGAGCTTTTCGACCTGCTTGACTCCTTGCCCTTGTCCTCGGACCAGGGGTCGCTGCTCGCGATGAGTTCCTTCACCACCCTGGAGAGAGTCTGCGGAGTGTTCCATGAAGTCCTTCAGCTTCGGAACCATGGAGGAGACTGAAGGCATACCGATAGCGCGGCCGCCGGACGAAGGCCAGCGCACGATGGTGGGCCGAACGGTCGCCCACTACCGAGTGGCCGAGCGGATCGGCAAGGGCGGCATGAGCGTGGTTTACCGCGCCGAGGACATCGACCTCGGGCGTTCCGTCGCGATCAAATTCATTTCCAGCCGCTTGACCACCGACGAGGCGGCCAAGCAGCGCTTCACCCAAGAGGCACGAGCCGCTTCCGCCCTCGACCACCAGAATATCTGCACTATTCATCAGATCGGTGAATACGAGGGGCGTCTCTACCTGGTGATGGGGCACTACGGGGGGCAGACTCTAGGGCAGAAGCTGCGCCGAGGGTCGGTGACCGTCGACCAAGCCCTCAATATCGCTTACCAGGTGGCTTCGGGCCTCTCCCGGGCGCACGAGGAAGGCATCGTCCACCGCGACGTCAAGCCGGGAAATCTGATGATCACGGAGCGGGATGAGGTCAAGATCCTCGACTTCGGCATCGCCAAGCTGGCGCGCTCCCAGCCGGGCCTCGACGCCCTGACCCAGACCGGCATGGTCCTCGGGACGGCCGCCTACATGTCGCCGGAGCAGGCCTCCGGTCAAGAGGTCAACGAGCAGACCGACATTTGGGCCACCGGAGTGGTGTTGTTCGAGATGTTGACCGGCCAGAAGCCCTTCCAGGGTCCCCACCCGGCGAAGGTGATCCACTCGATCCTGTACGACCTACCGGACGACTCTCTGCTGCCGTCTCAGCTCTCGCCGGCGGTGAAGAGGATCCTGGGGCGCGCCCTGGCGAAGGAACTCGGCCACCGCTACGGCCGGATGAAGGACCTGCAGGCGGACCTCGCCCTGGCGATGAACGAGGGTACGGTCGATCCGACGGCCGGTCTGCCGGCGACCCAGGCTTTCCCCAACGTCAACCGGTCGATCGTCGTTCTGCCCTTCGAGAACCTGTCGGCGGATCGCGACAGCGACTATTTCAGCGACGGTCTGACGGATGAGGTGATCACCGACCTGTCGAATATTCGCGCGCTGCGGGTGATCTCCCGCACCTCGACCAATCGACTCAAGGCGAGTACCGACGACCTGCGCACCATCGCCCGCTCGCTGAACGTCCAATATGTACTCGAAGGCGGCGTTCGGCGGGCCGGCGACAGCCTGCGGGTGACCGCCAAGCTGATCGACGCCACCACCGAATCGCTGCTGTGGGCGGAGAAGTATTCCGGCACTCTGGAGGATGTTTTCGCCATCCAGGAGTCCCTCTCTCGCAAGATCGTCGAGGCTCTTCGGGTGACCCTGAGCGTCGAGGAAGACCGCAAACTGTCAGAGCAGCCGATCAGCGACGTCGAGGCCTACGAGTTCTACCTGCGCGGCAAGCAGGAAGGCCATCGCTACACCGAGGAAGCGCTGGATCGAGCTTTGGCCTACCTGCAGAGCGGCCTGGCGATCGACGAGACCAATCCACTGCTCGTCGCCACCCTGGGGCACGTCTACTTCACCTTTGTCAATGCCGGGATCAGCTCCGATCCGATCTACCTGCAAAAGGCTGAGGAGTGCGCCAAGCGCTCTTTCGAGCTGGAACCGGAGTTTTCCCACGGCAGCCGTCTCCTGGGGGTGATCCGGATTCTCCAGGGCAAGACCTTGGAAGGGGTCGAGTTGCTGCGCTCCAGCCTGCGGGCGAGCCCCAACGATACGGACGCCTTGGCCTATCTCGCCTCGTGCTACGGCGTTATGGGCCGGATCGAGGCGGCGGAAACGCTGGTTCGCCGGCTGCTCGAGATCGATCCGCTGACTCCGGCCTATCGCTGCTGGCCGGGAATTTTGTCGCTGATGAAGGGCGAGTTCGAGGCTGCGGTCGCGCCCTTTGCCACCAGCGTGCGGATGGATCCCAGCCAGCCAATGGTGCGGTGCCTCTACGGCCAGGCGGTGGCTCTCGCCGGCGACCGGGAGCGGGCGACGGAGATCTTCGAGGGACTGAGCCAGAGTATGCCGGAGAGTTTCTTCGCGTACATGGCTCAGCTTTACCTCCATGCTTTTCGCGGCGAGTCCGCCGAAGGCGCAAGGATCGTGCAAGAAGAGCTCAAGCCGATCGCCAGCGTTTCGGCTTTCTATTCCTGGAATCTCTCCGAGGGCTTGTCCCTCCTGGGGGAGCACGATCTGGCTTTGGAGTGGTTGGATCAGGCGCTCGCCAACGGTTTTATGAACTACACCTTGATCGGCGAGAAGGATCCGTTCCTCGAATCTCTGCGAGGCGACGAGCGCTTCGACGATCTGGTGGGCCGGATGCGCGAAGCCTGGGGAAACTTCGAGCTCTAGAAGGCTGCTGAGACGCCGCTTCCGTCTCTTCGCTGCCGCTAGAAACTCTCCCTGTTACGACGCCGATCCCCCTCCGCCGCCCTTTTCGCCTGTTGCAGGTGCAGATAGCGCAGCAGCTTGTGAAAGCCGCCGAGCATTTCCGTCATCGCCAGCTCTTCGGCCGGCGGTAGCGGGGCCTGCACTCCGAGCACTCGATACACGTCCGTTCCTTCCGCCACGCCGCGTGCCGGCAGGTGCCGGGGATAGGCCGTCGACGGCCCAAGATCGGACCGAGTGCCGGACAGGAGATGGTGGTCCCGCTGCTCCGCCAACAGCGCCCGGTGGAGATCCGCCAGGTCGGCGCCGAGGGCATCGAGAAGCTGCGACAGGGTATTGAGCGAAGGTCGTCGCTTGGACGTTTCGTACGCTGAGAGCATCGCCTTGGTGATTCCCGCTTCACGAGCCATTTCAAACTGCTTGAAGCCGCGATGTACCCGCAGTCGGCGCAGGGCCTTGCCGATGCCTTCGAAGTGAGAGGGCTCCGGATGAGCTTCGCCGGCCCCTCGG
Encoded proteins:
- a CDS encoding asparagine synthase-related protein, with the translated sequence MSKPAPTSLAQRHGIAIPSPTDAAGDSPSAPPEVRSAAAPQEVLRHASDPFAQAPSIRRRALALVLHRANALASGPRAVTDELAAMLHALGGGHRSFQRRHRKQAIWRDGRLAAGQVFPRGTAEGHPHPAEDRAAIVLWQGRVDNRRELAAALDLQNDAAIGDLLLAAYHRWQETFLDHLLGPLAVVLWDRRRHRLLLARDPLGGRNLFFHPTDERTLVASEEIALLLHPHVAANPDPDRLAQLFALAEPDGRRTFFRGIEQVAAGEVRAFTAHGPAAGRRIHRFWPFEARPRLLRGSADERAERYREVLAEAVRCRLAANSRTAISLRGGLDSTAIAALAAEASRRSLLAATWAFDQYPGCDERQYLPALVADPRIELLPVSCDRAGPPKGPLDLGSWPLHPATPEQNPYRRFHQRTYRAVADKGARVLLSGMLGDQLWSGGERWLWEQLREGRLRTAGASLAAHLQPAPGLSLGTHLSNSARPLARALLPPRWAARWRPPSPPPWALYRATTPWPPSGRRARRPTQFAALLGAGPGHGFGVERWFAARHGLEVRYPYRDRRLIELVLRLPVEDLRGGELSRPLHRRALRHHLPAAILERPGKTSFAPLFWRSLEGDRLDRLLERFGDASEPWLDRSWLDRARRRRDPADAVGLWLAVSFGWWWETALTSLRRAKGMVRRR
- a CDS encoding C25 family cysteine peptidase; this encodes MWTLLAVPRRFICTIALLAFAFLASSVQGQTVIRTYDNTTTGTIPFTSATVDDNPTVNCPPGPALTRTFTVADTFTLAGVALGLRYTHTFREDVVAVLESPAGTRATVLNNTAADPDDNLDVLFAPNAEVTAVDDGDGDNTGAPFYHREVDANGLAAFAGESSNGTWTLYLCDDFAADDGTFLSSRLVLQESTTQPTACSTTTTYDWGTNGDIAAFTSATFSDITLTETSATDYFGYAIADRAFVTRTSSQGGHAGYYGFGFDVGAAVAPDTNGDESGGQVAVFTFDPPIRDLTFDLLDVDFLTGANDGDGGFEDLVRIRPRDANGDLIPYQTQDADAGTDPDLVGEIWEGDVTAAPTATTNNPRFFIAGPLSELTLEYFSGDFPNFAADQFIGIADFVLCAYDFGDAPASYTTALAGGARHVLGDRELYLGATPPDGEGDGQPVAAGTDNNGANGDGLDEDGVAAFPPASTADGVYIVPVTATNNSGAAANLCGWFDSGQDGAFDSDEAVCVTVPAAGSNAACTDTGGGVFNCLLTFTVPVADRANSGDFYFRFRVTTDSLGTGEPTGRKDDGEVEDYRVTISSLPVTLAAFASDRGGTLTTFEWQTETETGNVGFHLYDENGNRLDPALIPAAGLDRLEPTLYRFETSAPVSDWVFLAEVGHTGKESWFGPFEIGQSYGEKVHPRPIDWAAVRSGAENAVRAGSRKASEKRAELRLSETGIYRVTFEDLHRAGVDLSGVPASDLAVWSARDGAVPRRVDGGSSFGPGSSIVFWGEAIDDSLYTDTNVYFVGQEPRRARVLPRLRGVPHPRRPTEEASERVAIERQRQYSFASPNGDPWFETALLARRAPAEATFELPVDSLVPNRRATLEVDLWGVTDWPGDALDHHLVLSFNGEVVAEDRFDGLRARRYEIPLSPGSVREGANLLTVALPGDTGFDFDLIHIDGYALRYRRNLRARQDLLRLESAPDSAGEALAVSGFSSPDIEVFTWQDGELAQLVGVRIEAALDGHRVVFGNSRGSRQEFLAISPRTFKTPAVTAARSAVDDLLTGRADWIAIAHPAFLADPAGTGLNDLLAARQGEGLDTKVVDVFDLYQEYTGGVVDPAAIERYLTEAVPALGVRYVLLIGGDTYDYLDHLGLGSLSFIPTPYRRTDALVTFAPVDSVYGDLDGDGVPEIPVGRLPVRSEEELATVLAKTLAYPQTPAGALLAADSEPSGAFADATDRTAGRLPTDWPTERVLLDDQAVGEARTRLLDGLDAGPALVTYIGHSGPTAWTFDGLFRAADLDHLENQWPMVVAQWGCWNTYHVAPRFDTLGHRFLLAGGQGAAAVLGAATLTESGVERDLAPFLVEQLFQKPGRTVGEALILAKRELAARRPGQADILLGWTLLGDPALSVGDR
- a CDS encoding PqqD family protein: MKIPASAPRPRADLLVQQLGVDERVVLDLESGSFFGFVGLAARLWDGLWTGEAGVAEAALEGTVDRAEVEKFLQCLERAGLLSGALPPSAYPPEDSPARPWLEGDEVTRFMASGRSQREACLLRHGDIRSLTLGPSAGVGESGNPLVFRS
- a CDS encoding aroma-sacti cluster domain-containing protein; translated protein: MESHVDRLEAAGVMNAQVLTDKEKSLINDLSDQEVETLINIHRKLGPLVKGRDDAQPAIPI
- a CDS encoding iron-containing redox enzyme family protein, coding for MNQEEASIDRSAAHGAVLRQKIRLAEPWLAAVTEEFWNHPDLKQMLPEFFARVYASSTSSIEAMRVALERSEVLAARGDSIAAVLATYLEKHIEEEVEHPEWLLADLAVLGYDEPAVRERFRSAAIASLIGPQLYWIRHVHPLALLGFFAVLEGLPPTLEHMDEVEERTGYPRSAFRMMRSHATLDLEHADELFDLLDSLPLSSDQGSLLAMSSFTTLERVCGVFHEVLQLRNHGGD
- a CDS encoding protein kinase → MKSFSFGTMEETEGIPIARPPDEGQRTMVGRTVAHYRVAERIGKGGMSVVYRAEDIDLGRSVAIKFISSRLTTDEAAKQRFTQEARAASALDHQNICTIHQIGEYEGRLYLVMGHYGGQTLGQKLRRGSVTVDQALNIAYQVASGLSRAHEEGIVHRDVKPGNLMITERDEVKILDFGIAKLARSQPGLDALTQTGMVLGTAAYMSPEQASGQEVNEQTDIWATGVVLFEMLTGQKPFQGPHPAKVIHSILYDLPDDSLLPSQLSPAVKRILGRALAKELGHRYGRMKDLQADLALAMNEGTVDPTAGLPATQAFPNVNRSIVVLPFENLSADRDSDYFSDGLTDEVITDLSNIRALRVISRTSTNRLKASTDDLRTIARSLNVQYVLEGGVRRAGDSLRVTAKLIDATTESLLWAEKYSGTLEDVFAIQESLSRKIVEALRVTLSVEEDRKLSEQPISDVEAYEFYLRGKQEGHRYTEEALDRALAYLQSGLAIDETNPLLVATLGHVYFTFVNAGISSDPIYLQKAEECAKRSFELEPEFSHGSRLLGVIRILQGKTLEGVELLRSSLRASPNDTDALAYLASCYGVMGRIEAAETLVRRLLEIDPLTPAYRCWPGILSLMKGEFEAAVAPFATSVRMDPSQPMVRCLYGQAVALAGDRERATEIFEGLSQSMPESFFAYMAQLYLHAFRGESAEGARIVQEELKPIASVSAFYSWNLSEGLSLLGEHDLALEWLDQALANGFMNYTLIGEKDPFLESLRGDERFDDLVGRMREAWGNFEL
- a CDS encoding helix-turn-helix transcriptional regulator, which encodes MGQRPTDPPKSGTEGTAEARGAGEAHPEPSHFEGIGKALRRLRVHRGFKQFEMAREAGITKAMLSAYETSKRRPSLNTLSQLLDALGADLADLHRALLAEQRDHHLLSGTRSDLGPSTAYPRHLPARGVAEGTDVYRVLGVQAPLPPAEELAMTEMLGGFHKLLRYLHLQQAKRAAEGDRRRNRESF